CATCTCTTTAGCGACATTGGAGAGTTTAACCTTATGACGTGCCAAAAGCTCCATAATCTTCAAACTTGCATACATAGCGTCACGATGAAGAGCAAACTCAGTAAAAGCGTAGTTTCCATCTATGGTAGCAATAAGATCAAACTCATTAAGAGTTTCTGATTTAAAGTTAGCATACTTTCCACGCTCTATAATGAGATATTTAAATAGTTGATCCATAAGATCAGGTGCCCAAGTTGGAAGAAAAACGTGCATTTTTCTCTCTTTTAATTCAGCCTCCATATTCATCAACTCTAAAACAGCGATCAAAGCTTCTACCTTATTTAGCACCTCTCCCCTGTCTGTAACAAGTGTTAGAGACTGACCGTGCGGATCAATAAGTATGCCCATATTTAAACCCAAATTTTTGACAATATCAGAGATATCCTTCTTCGATTTCATCTTATAGTGTTCAATATTGGCAAGCTTTTTCTCATCTTTATATGTATTTAACATAATGTTGTCGATCTGAAGATTTGTAATCATTTGAGGAAAAAAATCTTTAGTTATACCAAACATCAGATCTACCGCTACGCGAAAACCACTATTTTTAATAGTTTTACCATCTATTGAACTCTCTAAAGCATCTTTATAGTTTTGGTACTCACTCTTGCTGTAGAAATCTCTCTCATAGATATTACCAATTTGAGAGTAGTCAACTCTTCTAAAATCCTCTTTGAAAAAGCTCTTCTCAATTCTCTTTGCACTATTGTGATCAAGCCTGAGACCCTCTTCATTATATAGCGTGATCTCAATATTGGCAGGATCGCTTAAACTTTTACGAAAATAGGCTCCAGCTATAATATTTTCATCACTCTGAATATTGTAACGAAGCAGAGATGGGGGAACTGCGTGCAAGTCCAACACATCAACCCCTGCTGAGAGAAGTCCTCCTACAAATGCCCGTTTGATCATACGTGGACTCTTATCATAATCGCGTCCTATAAGTACACAACTTCCAATTGGCAATTGAGATCCAAACGCCTCTGCTATCTTACAAGCCATTCCACAGCTTATCTCAACATTACTCTTTCCTACAATGCTTCCGCTCTCAAAAATGGCATTTCTATATTTTGTACCTAAAACGATACTATTATTTACAATAGCGGTCGGCTCTATCTCCTTTTCTGGCCAAACCGTAACATCCTGCTCAAAAGTTGCAAGTTTTCCAATGTCACAACCCTCTGCAAGAATCAGACCAGCTTTTGCCGTTACGCTATCTCCTATTTTATTGTCATTACATATTACAGCATTATCTAACACTACACTGTTACCTACTGAAATATCATCCCAAAAGATTGAGTTTCGTAAGCGACACCCTTTTCCAAAAGTTACATTATCGCCTACTACTACATTATGAAGCCTACTCCCCTCACCAACTGTTACATTATCGCCAATTACGACAGTATCTACAATATTTATATTAGCATCAACTTTACTGTTGCCGGTCATATAGAGTGTTCCTTCAGGATACTCAATCTTTCTTCCGGAGATTTGAAACTTTAACCTTCTATTCGATATATCATCATATAGATCACGGTAACTCTCAGGATTACCAACATCGCGCCAATACCCTGTAGCGTTATAGCCTAAAAGATCTACACTCTCTCTCATCAGTAAAGGAAAGAGATCTTTTGCAAAATCAAAACTCTCTCCAACGGGAATATAATCAAGAATCTCCGGCTCTATCACATAGATTCCTGTATTGATAGTATCGCTAAAGACCTCTCCCCAACTCGGTTTTTCCAAAAACTTCTCTATCTTTCCATCTTCATTTGCTATAACCACACCAAACTGCAAAGGATTCTCTACAGAGGTCAATGTAATAGTAAGTTTGGAATCTCTCTCTTCGTGATAGTCCAAAATCTCTCTAAAATCAAAGTCTGTAACAAGGTCACCGCTGACAATCATAAAAGTGGTATCTAAAAACTCTCTTCCAAACCCTACAGCTCCTGCTGTTCCATAGTCATCATCAGGAACTACATATTGAATCTTTACTCCCCACTTACTGCCATCTTGAAAATACTCTTTTATTATTTCAGGTTTAAAGTAAAGAAGTATCACTATATCATCAATGCCTGTTTCAATGAGTCTATTTAATGTATGCTCCATCATTGGTAGATTCATTATTGAAAGCATCGGTTTAGGGACAGAGTTTGTCAACGGTTGAATGCGGGTACCAAACCCGCCTGCCATCATTACAGCCTTTATATTTTTGGACACTACGATTTCCTTTTTTTAATCTAACTTATTCAACATACCAAGAAGCTCCGGATTTATAGTATATCTATTATCTACAACTTCACTAATTTCACACATTCCATATTGACCATTTTTAATAACCACAACTTTGTTGGAAGATGTGTTTGCAAGCAGATGATCAACTGCACGAATAGTAAACTCAAATGCAAGCATTCGATCATAAACTGTTGGGCTTCCACCTCTTTGGATGTGCCCCAAAACTGTTATGCGACTCTCCATACCTACACTATTTTCGAGCCACTGTGCTATCTCATTTGTCTTTTTAGTTCCCTCAGCAACAATAGATAAGATATAGTTTCTACCATTTGCTATCTCTCTTTTTAAATGCTCTTCAACAACGCTTTTATTAAAATCTACTTCAGGAACTATACATATCTCAGCACCGCTGGTTATGGCTGAAACAATGGCAAGATAACCGCAATCGCGCCCCATTACCTCAACAATAAATGCACGGCTGAATGTAGAGGCTGTATCGCGTATCTTGTCCAGTGCATCGCGTATGACATTTAAAGCTGTATCTACGCCAAGACAGATATCTGTTCCATATATATCGTTATCTATGGTTGTCGGAATCCCAACAAAGTTGAGGTCAAACTCTCTACTCATAAGATCCATAGCCCTAAAAGATCCATCACCGCCAAGAACAACAAGACCAGTAACATCACTCTTAACAAGATTTTCATAAGCCTGTTTCCTATACTTATATTCATAAAATCGTTTAGATCTTGATGAGCGAATAATCGCACCACCACGATGGACGATCCCCGCTACATCTTTATGTGTAGCCCTCTCTATCTGCCCATCTATTAAGCCCTCCAACCCGTTATATACAAAGTATGGAATTTCACCTTTTTCATAAACATAATCTACGAATCTCTTAATTGCAGGATTCATCCCCGGCGCATCACCGCCCGAACACATTATTGCAAGTGACATATAATTCCTTTTTTACAAAATATAACAAATAAATTGTAATATATGGAATCTTTTAACAGCTGAAATATTATAAATTTTTATTGCAGAAAAAGTGCAGGAGTTTTCAGATTAATTTGGTTGACAACTTGACATATAAAAGATATAATCCAAAAAAGGAGGTTTAATATGCAAACTATTCAAGTAGCTGAATTGAAGTCTCACTTTTCAGACGTCTTAAAAAGTATAAAAAATGAGGGTGAACAATTCATTATCGAATATGGTAAACAACATGAAAAAGTAGCTATGCTAATTCCTTATGACAAAAATATAGAGATTCAAAATCAAAGGGAGTTTGGATTGTACAAAGGTAAAGGTGGGTTTTCTATAAAAGATGATTTTGAGATGAGTGATGAAGAGTTATTAGGAATATGAAAAAATATCTTATCGATACTCATATATTTTTATGGCTCGTTTTTGATCCAGAAAAAGTTAATACCAAGAAACTTGAAATACTAAAAGATCCGCAAAATAAAATTTTTATTGCAAGTATTTCATTTTGGGAGATATCTCTCAAATACAATCTTGGTAAACTTAGTCTTAGTGGACTAACCCCTGATGAATTACCAAAAGTAGCTCAAAAGATGGGGATCGATACCTTAGAGATTGAAAAAGAGGTAATGGCTAGTTTTTATAAGCTTCCTAAAGTTCAAACCCACAAAGATCCATTTGATCGAATAATTATTTGGCAATGTATTAATGACAATATAACACTTATTTCTCAAGATCGAAAATTTAGTGAATATGAAAGTTTTGGTTTAAAAACTTTTTAATTTTTAAAAATATAGCTTTTCATAGTACTCATCAGCCATTCTGGATGAGTCAAAATATGCCAAAATGTCATTCATAGCATTTTTGGCTATCATAAGCCACTCTTTCTCATTTTCATAATAGGTAGGAATAATAGTGTTTTCCAACTTTTGCATCATAGTAAGATAGTCCAATCTATCGATCTCATCATTTGGAAGTGAAGGGTCAGAGTGAGGAATAGTAAAAGAGTTTACTCCATCTTTTTGAAACTCTGCATGCCATCCATCATCAATAGAAAAGTGGATTGAAGCGTTAATTCCAGCAGTCATTCCACTGGTTCCGCTTGCTTCTCGCCCCCATCTTGGAGTATTTAGCCAAAGATCACTTCCCTGCTTGAGAAGTCTAGAGAGTCTAAGCTCATATCCTGTAAGAATTGCTACATTTTTAAACTCTTTACTCATCATTATGAGATCATTAAACATATGTACA
This is a stretch of genomic DNA from Hydrogenimonas thermophila. It encodes these proteins:
- a CDS encoding sugar phosphate nucleotidyltransferase, with product MSKNIKAVMMAGGFGTRIQPLTNSVPKPMLSIMNLPMMEHTLNRLIETGIDDIVILLYFKPEIIKEYFQDGSKWGVKIQYVVPDDDYGTAGAVGFGREFLDTTFMIVSGDLVTDFDFREILDYHEERDSKLTITLTSVENPLQFGVVIANEDGKIEKFLEKPSWGEVFSDTINTGIYVIEPEILDYIPVGESFDFAKDLFPLLMRESVDLLGYNATGYWRDVGNPESYRDLYDDISNRRLKFQISGRKIEYPEGTLYMTGNSKVDANINIVDTVVIGDNVTVGEGSRLHNVVVGDNVTFGKGCRLRNSIFWDDISVGNSVVLDNAVICNDNKIGDSVTAKAGLILAEGCDIGKLATFEQDVTVWPEKEIEPTAIVNNSIVLGTKYRNAIFESGSIVGKSNVEISCGMACKIAEAFGSQLPIGSCVLIGRDYDKSPRMIKRAFVGGLLSAGVDVLDLHAVPPSLLRYNIQSDENIIAGAYFRKSLSDPANIEITLYNEEGLRLDHNSAKRIEKSFFKEDFRRVDYSQIGNIYERDFYSKSEYQNYKDALESSIDGKTIKNSGFRVAVDLMFGITKDFFPQMITNLQIDNIMLNTYKDEKKLANIEHYKMKSKKDISDIVKNLGLNMGILIDPHGQSLTLVTDRGEVLNKVEALIAVLELMNMEAELKERKMHVFLPTWAPDLMDQLFKYLIIERGKYANFKSETLNEFDLIATIDGNYAFTEFALHRDAMYASLKIMELLARHKVKLSNVAKEMSRFFYATYQVPCPQSLKGKIMRKFLEYAKDKRSSSIDGVKIWESKTDWVLMIPDQYNEHLNLYIQALDEELGNQIYNKYSRLIGD
- a CDS encoding 6-phosphofructokinase, which codes for MSLAIMCSGGDAPGMNPAIKRFVDYVYEKGEIPYFVYNGLEGLIDGQIERATHKDVAGIVHRGGAIIRSSRSKRFYEYKYRKQAYENLVKSDVTGLVVLGGDGSFRAMDLMSREFDLNFVGIPTTIDNDIYGTDICLGVDTALNVIRDALDKIRDTASTFSRAFIVEVMGRDCGYLAIVSAITSGAEICIVPEVDFNKSVVEEHLKREIANGRNYILSIVAEGTKKTNEIAQWLENSVGMESRITVLGHIQRGGSPTVYDRMLAFEFTIRAVDHLLANTSSNKVVVIKNGQYGMCEISEVVDNRYTINPELLGMLNKLD
- a CDS encoding type II toxin-antitoxin system Phd/YefM family antitoxin, whose amino-acid sequence is MQTIQVAELKSHFSDVLKSIKNEGEQFIIEYGKQHEKVAMLIPYDKNIEIQNQREFGLYKGKGGFSIKDDFEMSDEELLGI
- a CDS encoding type II toxin-antitoxin system VapC family toxin encodes the protein MKKYLIDTHIFLWLVFDPEKVNTKKLEILKDPQNKIFIASISFWEISLKYNLGKLSLSGLTPDELPKVAQKMGIDTLEIEKEVMASFYKLPKVQTHKDPFDRIIIWQCINDNITLISQDRKFSEYESFGLKTF